From a region of the Desulfuromonas sp. KJ2020 genome:
- a CDS encoding cation:proton antiporter: MEVLSHHEITALFLALGLLLATARLLGETARRFNLPSVLGEILAGILWGPTIFGVLAPAAHLFLFPRTGGGAVAFDALTTLAIVLFLLVAGMEVNLSTVWRQGKVALWVALAGMLLPFALGFAVAWWLPGLVGYQPGVHRLAFALFMATALSISALPIIAKILMDLNIYRSDLGVTVVAAAVFNDLLGWLVFAVILGMLGASSGMPLAHTLWLTLVFTAAMLTVVPWVIHRLLPWVQAHASWPGGVLGFALSFGLLAAAFTEWIGIHAIFGSFLAGVALGHSSHLRERTRTTIDQFVSFIFAPLFFASIGLKVNFAANFDLLLTMTVLSLALSGKVIGSALGGRLGGLSKRDSLAVGFGMSAQGTMGIILGVLALQYGLISEQVFVSLVVMALITSLVSGPMLQGILRLKKPRHFTDFLISRTFLCPLSCHTHAEAIASLAQAAAEAYDLDSEAICEAVMARERLMPTGIGNGLAVPHARLPDLKVPVVAVGLPAVGIDFDAPDDTAANIIFLILTPTVDNGAQLEILSDIATTFKSREVREKAGGVTGFTEFLALVRSSQGH; this comes from the coding sequence ATGGAAGTTCTCAGCCACCATGAAATAACGGCCCTGTTCCTCGCCCTGGGGCTGCTGCTGGCCACCGCCCGCCTGCTGGGGGAGACGGCCCGCCGCTTCAATCTGCCTTCCGTCCTCGGCGAGATCCTCGCCGGCATTCTGTGGGGGCCGACCATCTTCGGCGTCCTCGCCCCCGCCGCGCACCTGTTTCTTTTTCCCCGTACGGGTGGTGGCGCCGTCGCCTTCGATGCCCTGACGACCTTGGCCATCGTCCTTTTTTTGCTGGTCGCCGGCATGGAGGTCAATCTTTCCACTGTATGGCGTCAGGGGAAGGTGGCCCTTTGGGTGGCTCTGGCCGGGATGCTGCTTCCCTTTGCCCTCGGCTTTGCCGTGGCCTGGTGGCTGCCGGGGCTGGTGGGTTACCAACCGGGAGTCCATCGCCTGGCCTTCGCCCTCTTCATGGCCACAGCGCTTTCCATCTCGGCCCTGCCCATCATTGCCAAGATCCTGATGGATCTCAACATCTACCGAAGCGACCTGGGCGTGACGGTGGTGGCGGCGGCGGTTTTCAACGATCTGCTGGGCTGGCTCGTTTTTGCCGTGATTCTGGGTATGCTGGGGGCCAGCAGCGGCATGCCCCTGGCTCACACCCTCTGGCTCACTCTGGTCTTCACCGCCGCCATGCTCACGGTGGTTCCCTGGGTGATTCACCGTCTGCTCCCCTGGGTTCAGGCTCATGCCAGCTGGCCCGGCGGCGTGCTCGGTTTTGCCCTCTCCTTCGGGCTGCTGGCGGCGGCCTTCACCGAGTGGATCGGCATTCACGCCATCTTCGGCTCCTTTCTGGCCGGGGTGGCCCTTGGTCACTCCAGTCACCTGCGGGAGCGTACCCGGACCACCATCGACCAGTTTGTTTCCTTTATCTTCGCGCCCCTCTTTTTTGCCAGCATCGGCCTCAAGGTGAATTTTGCCGCCAATTTTGATCTGCTACTGACCATGACGGTTCTCAGCCTGGCCCTGAGCGGCAAGGTTATCGGCAGCGCTCTTGGCGGGCGACTGGGAGGGCTGTCCAAGCGCGATTCACTGGCGGTGGGTTTCGGCATGAGCGCGCAGGGAACTATGGGGATAATCCTTGGCGTGCTGGCTCTGCAGTATGGTCTGATCAGCGAGCAGGTTTTCGTCTCCCTGGTGGTGATGGCCCTGATCACCTCGCTAGTGAGCGGGCCCATGCTGCAGGGGATTCTACGCCTCAAAAAACCTCGGCACTTTACCGATTTCCTGATCTCACGGACCTTTCTCTGCCCCCTTTCCTGCCATACCCACGCCGAGGCGATCGCGTCATTGGCCCAGGCGGCCGCCGAAGCCTATGACCTGGACAGCGAGGCCATTTGCGAGGCGGTCATGGCCCGGGAGCGCCTGATGCCGACCGGCATCGGCAATGGCTTGGCCGTGCCCCACGCAAGGCTCCCAGATTTGAAAGTGCCGGTGGTGGCCGTGGGGCTGCCGGCGGTCGGCATCGATTTCGATGCCCCGGACGACACGGCGGCCAATATCATTTTCCTCATTCTGACCCCGACGGTGGATAATGGTGCGCAGCTCGAGATTCTTTCCGACATTGCCACCACCTTCAAGTCGAGGGAGGTGCGGGAAAAGGCTGGTGGCGTCACGGGATTCACCGAATTTCTCGCGCTGGTGCGCAGCAGCCAGGGGCACTGA
- a CDS encoding sulfite exporter TauE/SafE family protein, translating to MTFWLLYLATGAFTGVFAGLLGVGGGLIVVPLLTFVFTSQQMPEAYILHLALGTSLASIILTSISSFRAHHARGAVHWGVVRGISLGILTGTFFGSWVAAQLSGRFLSAFFVVFLYTVSLRMFFNVRPKASMTLPKPAGLFAVGNVIGGVSSLVGIGGGSLSVPFLVRCNLPVHTAVGTSAAIGFPIAVAGTAGYVLNGLAVAELPAGSLGFVYLPALAGICLASVLTAPLGVRLAHSLPVARLKRIFALFLMVMGTRLLFSFF from the coding sequence TTGACTTTCTGGTTACTTTACCTGGCCACTGGCGCTTTCACGGGGGTTTTTGCCGGATTGCTGGGCGTGGGCGGCGGTCTGATCGTCGTGCCGCTGCTGACCTTTGTCTTCACCAGCCAGCAGATGCCGGAAGCTTATATTCTTCACCTTGCCCTCGGCACCTCCCTGGCCAGCATCATCCTGACCTCGATTTCCAGCTTTCGTGCGCATCACGCCCGCGGCGCGGTGCACTGGGGGGTGGTGCGCGGCATCTCCCTCGGCATCCTCACCGGCACCTTTTTCGGTTCCTGGGTGGCCGCCCAACTGAGCGGGCGGTTTCTCAGCGCCTTCTTCGTCGTCTTTCTCTATACTGTCTCCCTGCGCATGTTCTTCAATGTCCGTCCCAAGGCGTCCATGACCCTGCCGAAGCCCGCCGGTCTGTTTGCTGTCGGCAATGTCATCGGCGGCGTTTCCAGCCTGGTCGGCATCGGCGGTGGCAGTCTTTCCGTCCCTTTTCTCGTACGCTGTAACCTGCCGGTTCACACGGCTGTTGGCACCTCCGCCGCCATCGGCTTTCCCATCGCCGTAGCCGGCACCGCCGGCTATGTTCTCAACGGGCTGGCCGTTGCGGAGCTTCCGGCGGGCAGCCTCGGATTTGTCTATCTTCCCGCCCTGGCCGGCATCTGTCTGGCCAGTGTGCTGACGGCCCCTTTGGGGGTGCGACTGGCTCATAGCCTGCCGGTAGCGCGGCTCAAACGGATTTTCGCCCTATTCCTGATGGTTATGGGCACCCGTCTGCTGTTCAGTTTCTTCTAG
- a CDS encoding SLC13 family permease, translating into MTHDQILIIAILLVTIVLFLWGRWRHDIVAGGALLACVIAGLVPAGEAFLGFGHPAVITVACVLVLSQGLQMTGAVDALAQKVLPSSAGPIMTITALTALGAVLSAFMNNVGALALLMPVAFQLADKKGLSPGRVLMPLSFGTILGGMTTLIGTPPNLIVASFRQTNGVNGFSMFDYTPVGLTVAVTGIIFIVLLGWRLVPLRKQEGISGFETGAYFTEVRIGEDSKIVDRPLRDLEHELEEADAQIVGMVRHKMRVIAPNPRRLLHAGDILVIEADPEALAGLLSSLHLELEEAIASKKGAEEDDDPSDEAPLTAQVQAAATPTTGDKTEKEPHRPESEETVIQELVVMPNARLISRTATDLQLRTRYGLNLLALSRQGRRSIKRLRVTRILAGDLLLMQGSPEALSAFASEFACVPLAARSIRIPDRRKALVATLTMLAAVGGAAFGLLPAAIAFAAGVLVIMTQRIIPLQKLYEAIDWPVIVLLAALIPVAGAMASTGTADLLAKGLLQNLAQGRPVLALALILITTMTLSDFMNNAATAAVMCPLSISTATQLNASPDAFLMAVAVGASCAFLTPIGHQNNTLILGPGGFRFGDYWRLGLPMEILVVAVSIPMLLWVWPL; encoded by the coding sequence ATGACCCACGATCAGATTCTGATCATTGCCATTTTGCTGGTGACTATCGTGCTTTTTCTGTGGGGACGCTGGCGCCACGATATCGTGGCGGGGGGGGCTCTGCTGGCCTGTGTCATCGCCGGGCTGGTGCCAGCCGGAGAGGCTTTTCTCGGCTTCGGGCATCCCGCCGTCATCACCGTGGCGTGTGTGCTGGTGTTGAGCCAGGGCTTGCAGATGACCGGTGCCGTCGATGCTCTGGCGCAGAAAGTCCTGCCCTCTTCCGCCGGACCGATAATGACCATTACCGCCCTGACCGCTCTCGGCGCCGTTCTCTCTGCCTTCATGAACAATGTCGGCGCCCTGGCTCTGCTGATGCCGGTCGCCTTTCAGCTTGCCGACAAAAAAGGCCTTTCACCCGGCAGAGTCCTCATGCCCCTATCCTTTGGCACCATTCTGGGAGGCATGACCACCCTGATCGGCACGCCGCCGAACCTGATCGTCGCCAGCTTTCGCCAAACCAACGGGGTGAATGGATTTTCCATGTTCGACTACACGCCGGTAGGACTGACGGTCGCCGTGACCGGCATCATTTTTATTGTTCTGCTCGGCTGGCGCCTGGTTCCCCTTCGCAAACAGGAAGGGATCAGCGGCTTCGAAACAGGCGCCTACTTTACAGAAGTGCGCATCGGCGAAGACAGCAAGATCGTGGACAGGCCGCTACGCGACCTGGAACACGAACTGGAGGAGGCGGATGCCCAGATCGTCGGCATGGTGCGCCACAAAATGCGGGTGATCGCCCCCAACCCGCGCCGACTGCTGCACGCCGGCGACATTCTGGTCATCGAGGCCGACCCGGAAGCGCTGGCTGGCCTGCTCTCATCTCTGCATCTTGAACTGGAGGAGGCCATCGCTTCGAAAAAAGGGGCAGAGGAGGACGATGACCCGTCAGACGAGGCGCCCCTGACCGCCCAGGTCCAGGCCGCGGCAACGCCAACAACGGGCGATAAAACGGAGAAGGAACCGCATCGGCCCGAAAGCGAGGAAACGGTTATTCAGGAACTGGTGGTCATGCCCAACGCCCGGCTGATCAGTCGCACGGCGACCGATCTGCAGCTGCGCACCCGCTACGGCCTGAACCTGCTTGCCCTGTCGCGTCAGGGTCGCCGCTCCATCAAACGGCTGCGGGTCACGCGCATTCTGGCCGGCGACCTGCTGCTCATGCAGGGTTCACCAGAAGCCCTCTCCGCCTTTGCCTCTGAGTTCGCCTGCGTACCGCTGGCGGCGCGCTCCATCCGCATCCCGGATCGCCGCAAGGCCCTGGTCGCCACCCTGACGATGCTGGCCGCGGTCGGCGGCGCGGCCTTTGGCCTGCTCCCCGCCGCCATCGCTTTTGCGGCCGGAGTCCTGGTGATTATGACTCAGCGGATTATTCCCCTGCAAAAGCTCTACGAAGCCATTGACTGGCCTGTTATCGTCCTGCTGGCCGCCCTTATCCCCGTGGCCGGCGCCATGGCCAGTACCGGCACCGCCGACCTACTGGCCAAGGGCCTTCTGCAGAACCTGGCCCAGGGCCGACCGGTTCTCGCCCTGGCCCTGATCCTCATCACGACCATGACCCTGTCCGATTTCATGAACAATGCCGCCACAGCGGCCGTCATGTGCCCCCTGTCCATCAGCACCGCGACGCAACTGAACGCCAGCCCCGACGCTTTTCTCATGGCTGTCGCCGTCGGCGCCTCCTGCGCTTTTCTCACCCCCATCGGCCACCAGAACAACACCCTGATTCTCGGCCCTGGCGGCTTCCGCTTTGGCGACTACTGGCGCCTGGGGCTGCCCATGGAAATCCTCGTCGTCGCCGTCAGTATCCCCATGCTGCTGTGGGTCTGGCCCCTGTAA
- a CDS encoding YeeE/YedE thiosulfate transporter family protein, producing MTRKQVQQRSPAWGLLIGLIFGFLLHKGGATKYDVILGQLLLEDFTVLKIMLSAVVTGMIGIYFMKGRGWVTLSPKAGSLGMNIPGGLLFGVGFAVLGYCPGTIAGAIGNGYLDALVGGLAGIIIGTALFAALYPRLQKGILQKGDFGDRTLPKLLRVNDWAVVAPVSLLIVLLLAWLESAGL from the coding sequence ATGACACGGAAGCAAGTACAGCAGCGGTCGCCCGCCTGGGGCCTGCTTATAGGGCTGATCTTCGGCTTTCTCCTGCACAAGGGAGGGGCCACCAAATACGACGTCATTCTCGGCCAGCTTCTGCTGGAGGATTTTACCGTCCTCAAGATCATGCTCAGTGCCGTGGTGACGGGCATGATCGGCATCTATTTCATGAAGGGGCGGGGGTGGGTCACCCTCTCGCCGAAGGCGGGCTCGTTGGGCATGAACATCCCTGGCGGTCTTCTCTTCGGGGTCGGGTTTGCCGTGCTCGGCTACTGCCCCGGTACCATCGCCGGCGCCATCGGCAACGGTTACCTCGATGCTCTGGTGGGCGGGCTGGCCGGTATCATCATCGGCACCGCGCTCTTTGCCGCCCTCTATCCGAGGCTGCAGAAAGGCATCCTGCAAAAAGGTGACTTTGGCGATCGGACCTTGCCGAAACTGCTCCGGGTCAATGACTGGGCCGTGGTGGCGCCGGTGTCCCTGCTTATCGTGCTGCTGCTGGCCTGGCTGGAAAGCGCCGGCCTCTAG
- a CDS encoding YeeE/YedE thiosulfate transporter family protein: MDFLMEVRWSPYTVGIGLGVLSWFSFLVSGKPLACSTTFARLGGRILQALQGQGVEDRPYYQKIGLALGWQGLLVLGVVLGAFVSALLSGDFHWQWVPTRWALAFGDSPLRRVVVALVGGIFLGFGARWAGGCTSGHGISGTLQLAVSSWISAICFFIGGILAAFGLFALAG; encoded by the coding sequence ATGGATTTTCTCATGGAAGTACGCTGGTCACCCTATACAGTCGGGATCGGTCTGGGGGTGTTGAGCTGGTTCAGTTTTCTGGTGTCAGGCAAGCCCCTCGCCTGTTCGACGACCTTTGCCCGCCTGGGCGGCCGCATCCTGCAGGCTCTTCAGGGCCAAGGGGTGGAAGATAGACCCTATTATCAGAAAATCGGCCTCGCGCTGGGCTGGCAGGGGCTGCTTGTGCTGGGGGTCGTGCTGGGCGCGTTCGTCTCGGCCCTGCTGTCGGGAGATTTTCACTGGCAGTGGGTGCCGACGCGTTGGGCTCTGGCTTTTGGTGACAGTCCCCTCCGGCGGGTGGTCGTTGCCCTGGTCGGTGGCATCTTTCTCGGTTTCGGGGCGCGCTGGGCCGGGGGCTGCACCAGCGGGCACGGCATCAGCGGCACCCTGCAGCTCGCCGTCTCCAGCTGGATATCGGCCATCTGCTTCTTTATCGGCGGTATTCTGGCGGCCTTCGGGCTCTTTGCACTGGCTGGATAG